The genome window GGGGGTGGAGGTGAGTTTGCTCCGCGGGACGAGGCGAATGGATGATACCGGGCGGGTGGGCTTCGCACACGGGTGCGACGTTCTCCAAACCGGACTTGCCAGTGCGGCTCTGTTACCTCAAACCCAACTTGCCATGGCCGCTGGGGTCAAGGGGGTCTCACCCCCTTGCCGCCGGAGGCATTTCGATGAGGAACCGTGGTCAGCAACGGACGTCCGCTTTGTGGGCCCCGCCATGAAGATTCCCTCGATCGACACCGCTGGCTTGGCAATCCCCGCGGAATAGGTGAAAGGGCATCCGGCACGTTGTCCGCGCCTGGACACACGCTCCTTCAGACATCTCTCGACGGCCAAGCCTCCGGCGGGCAAGGGGCCAAGAAAACAATACAGGCCCCCCTGCACCCCCTGACCAGGGTCCCCCTGGACCCGGTGTTGGCCTTCCCCGGTTAGAACTTGTATTCCTTGTTGCCGCGGTCGAAATGCTTGTCCTGCAACCCGACATTCACCTTCACATTGGTGTACGTGTACTCCTCAGAAAGCGGAGGAGCCGCATTCGCCTGCGTCGGGAAACCATAGTTCTCAATCCGGATCGGGAAGCCCGTCGACTTCTCGATGAACACCCGCGTCACATGGAACCGGAAGTCCCGCCGCGGATGCGGATGAAAACTCTCGATCACCTCGCACTCCCGCTCACCCAGCTTCGCATTCGGAAAATACTTGACGTCGATCTCGCCAAACTTCGTCTCGATCTCCCACTGGTCCAGAATCTGATTCACCAGGTTCCGCATCCCGATATGCGTGACGGGATAGTGGTTCTCCGACATCGCCTGGTCCCCCTTGGGATCCAGCGGCACCGTCCCGAACGCGGAAAGGAACCCGCTCCCCTCATGAGCCAGGAGCTGATTGTTGTTCTGCCCGTGCAGGTACAGGATCTCCCGCCCCTCCTGCTCGCCGCCGTAACGGAGATACACGCTGAAGGGCTGCTCCCGCAGTCGGATGAACATCACCTGCGTCAGCAGCTTCCCCTGGATCAGCTCCCGCTTTGTAAATGTTGCCTCGTAGTCTTGAACCTTGCTCAACGCCGTGATGCAACGATCCTTCACGAGAGCGATCGCCGGAAGGAGCGGATGCTCCTGCGCCGGGGCCGACGTCTGCGTATTCGGACGCTGACCGGGATTGGGCGCCTCAGGGACTCCCTGGGCGAACAGCGAATTGACGAGCAAAAAACAAAGCACTCCCAACGTGGACCAAGCCTGCCTCCACATGGGACCTCCCACAGTCGAACGGGGTTGCGTCCTCAAAGGACCGCCGCGCAAAGCACTGCGGGGACACAAAGTACGCAAAGACTGTACCGGACTGAAAAGAGCGCCGTAAAGCAGGACCGCGACGAAACGGTTCTACGATGCCTGAATCGCAGGCTCGTCCTGCACCGCGCCGATGTACGGCAGATGCCGGTAGTCCCCCGCAAAGTCGAGCCCGTAACCCACGACGAACTCGTCCGGAATCTCGAAGCCGACGTACCGCGGCCGGACCGCCGTGACCGTCCGACATCGCTTCCACAACAGGACGGCGGAGTCGACCGACGCGCAGTCCATGCGGGTCAGCAGGGCGATCAGCGCCTCGAGCGTGCGGCCCGTGTCGAGGATGTCGTCGACCAGAAGGACATGCCGGCCCGCGATCGGCGGGAGGAACTCGACGTTGAGAATGAGTTCCTCAGGGCGCGTGGCAGTGCCCCGATAGCTCGAGGCCTGGAGCAGGCCGAGCTGATGCGGGATATCGATCCGCCGCATCAGGTCCGCGACGAACATGAGACTCCCCGAAAGGACCCCCAGGATCGTGAGCGGACGCCCCGCGTAATCCGACGCGATCTGCCGGCCGATCGACTCCACGGTCCGCGCGATCTCCTGCGCGGAGATCAGCTCGGCAATCCGCGGTGGCGGCTCGGTCGGAGGCATCGGGGCGAGGAAGAGGACGAATGAGACTCGGACGAAACGGCGTTCGACACAGCTCTTGGGGCCGCAGAACCACCGATCGATCGGAGCTCCCAGGAAGGCCGAGAGAGTGACACGCCCTGAATCTTCGCACGGCCGCCGCGATGGCGGAAGCGAAGCGTCGGGGCGCGCCACCCGTCATGGCGCCTCCCGGCCTCTTTAGTAGGTCGGGAGCGGGTTGATGGCGGCGGTCGTCGTCGGCGTCGGAGCGACGGCGAAGGTCGTCGAAGACGGGAAGGCAGCGCTCATGGTGCTGCCGGTGGCGTAAGCTCCCTGGGCGAACGGCGAGCAACCGCCGGCGCCGCACGGGCTCGGAGCGTAAGAGGCTCCGCACGGTCCGCACGGGCTGCATCCACCGCCGCCGTAGCCGGCGCCGTGGCCGAACAGACCGCAGCAGCAACCCGAGCTGGAAACGAGGAGGAGGGTGCCGATGAGGGAGAGGGTCACGCGCTTCATAATGGAATCCTTTCGACGGGAAGTGTGACGGGAGGTGGGTGTCCGGCCGATCGAGTCGGCCGGACCAGGGGAGCATCCGGGGCACCAGAGTGCGGTGTCGGGAGGCTCGCGGCAGGTCAAACGATGAGATTGAGAAGGGAGCCGACTTGCGTTCGGCGGGCGGGAAATTACGGCGGTCCGCCGGGACGGTCAACGTGACTGGAGAAACTTGAGTCAAAATCCGGGGGGAATTGCAGAACTTGCAAGAAATCGGCAGAAATCTCCGGGAATCTCAGGCGAAACGCAGAGATTGGCTCAAGTCGTCCGGAGGAGGTTAAACACCAAGGCACCAAGGTGGCACCAAGAACACCAAGGGCTAAGAGCGGTGTGTGTGTCCCGAAAATCGGTGGAAGACTCCGACGGGGATGATTCAGCGAGCCGCATCGTTCGAGGTCGCGGCTTCGGGAGGGCGAGGCTCCAGCCGAGCCGCGGCGATGGAGAACGGGCCCCATCGCCCCCGCGAAACCGTAGTGGCTGGGGTCGTTTCTTCAGGACCGGCGGTGGGAGGCCAAAGCGAGAGGGTACGCGTCTGCGAACCATCGCGGCTCAGCAGGAGCTTCGCCCTCCCGGCCTCCTGCAACCCACCTTCGCCAGCACGGCGAAGGTCGTGAGAGAGCTGCCTTGGCCTTCTCTTCTTTGTGTCCTTAGTGCCGCCTTGGTGTCTTGGTGTTTAGCTCTTCCAGCCAAGACGCGGACTCGCCCCCGCGGCTACTTGAGCTGCCAGATCCCGCGATGGATCTGCGTTCCGAGCTTGCGCGCCTTCCGCTCGAAGCTGGTCAGATAGTCCATGTCGTGCTCGGGGGACCGCTCCGCCGGAGTCGGGAGCGCTTCGAAGCGGGGGTCGTTATTCATCAGGCCCGAGATGACTTCGAAGTACTCGGCGACGTCCGTCCACGAGTGGAGACAGCCGCGGGGGACCAGCGCCTGGACTGCGAGGTCGACGAAGGCATCGGTGAAGACCCGGCGGCGGCGATGCTTCTTCTTCCACCACGGATCGGGGAAGTAGACGTGGACCGCCGCGACGGACTGCGGACGGACCAGGTGCCGGAGAACATAGTGAGCGTCTCCGCCGACCACCCGGGCGTTTGTCCGATCTCCGCGCTGAAGCCGCTTCGCCGCCCGCCGGCCTTCCTTGAAGTCGATCTCCAGCCCCATGTAGTTCGTCTGGGGATTCGCTCCGCTGGCGGTGTGAAGAAAGAGCCCCCGCCCGGAGCCGACGTCGAGCTCCACGGGGTTGCCGTTGCCGAAGTACGCCCCCCAGTCCAGCTGGGCTCCACCGAGTTCCTGCTCCAGATCGCGGGTCGCGATAAACCAGGGACGCAGATTCTCGACGGGGGGAACGGACATCGAACGCATTCTCACAAGGGGACGCGGCAAAAGCCGCGTGGGCTTCTGCCGGCAGGGAAAGCCCGGAAGTTTAGCCAGCCCGGGTCGCGTGAGCCACGCTGCCCATGGCGAGAACGTCGCGAGCTTCCCAAGCGAAGCGGAGAGGGAAACACGACGAGTCTCAGACACCAGCAAAGACCTTCAAGCCGGGTGAACGCGAGACGGGCCGAGGGCTCCGCCATCCGGGAAGGGTGGGCGAACGTGCCTTTCCTCCGCCTCCACTCCCTTGTCCCGCATCGTTCGCCCTCGGTGTCTTCGGGGCGTCACGGTTCAGAGGCCTCTCTCGACCCGTCGGCCTCCGGCCGTGGTCCGCCCCTTCGATGCGACTCCGCTGCATCACGCCACAGGAAGGAACGGCGTCCTGATGCACTCCGCCACCATCGACAGATGTTCCTTTTCGGCAGCATTCGAGGCGGCCGGACCGATTGCAAAAGACCCGGTACAGTTCGGCACGGCCATTGCAAAACGGTTTACAAGACCTGAGATCGCCGCGGTTCTTCGGAACCAAAGCTTGAGCTCGGTTCCACATTTCGCCTTGAACGTTTTACGGTCAATGCGATCCAAAGCCGGTTGAAGGTCGAGCCGAAATCTAGCCCGCTCGCGCTCCCTTCAACCGGCTTTTTTATTTGCGCCCTAGGGATTTCTCTGTCCCTGATTGCACACGTTCCACGAGCGAACGTCGCCTCATTCTCCTGGCAAACCGCCCAGGCTTCACATTTCCCGGCACTCCGAGACTCAGGAGGCGCCGGCTTCGGTGGACGAATCAGACGCGGCCGATTGGTCGATTGGAGAGCGCGCTGTTGTTTCATCGACCACCGGCTGTGGCATCTGCTCGAGCTCGCGGGTCAATCTGGCCCGCCGGGAATCCGAAATCGACAACAGCGGATCGTCGCTTCCGCGAATCAGGATGCCGTCGATCAACGTCACCTGCTGTAGCAATTGGCTCCAGTCCCCCTCCGGCTGAATCGACTCCAGTTCCTCCAGCCGAAGCTTCCGATCCCGACGGAGGAGCTCCGCCACGATTCGCGTGCAGGCGGGAACGTCCATCTCCGCCGCCAACGCGGACCGCTTCAGCAGATCGTCCGCAAAACGGGAGAGCCGCGGCCCCAGGAGAACGGGAGTCGCGGCGAGCCGCACCAGATAGGGCCAGTCCCGCGGACCGAGCAGCGCCAGGAAGACATCGCCGGAAACCCAGGATCCCTTTCGCATCGCCTTGGCGACGACCGGAGAACGGCACTCCATCTCGTCCAGTTGCTGCCTGTTGGCCAGCGTCTGGATCCGGGTCAGGCCAAGCAGAACGCCGAGGGCGGCCAGCGACAGCATCCAGTCCGCCGTGAGCACGCGCCCCAGTCCTCCCCAGAGCACGAGGCGGACGAACCAGAACGCGAGCAGCCAGATCAGCAGGGCGACCACGGCCGTCAGGATCCCTGCCCACCAGGCCCGCCGCGCGTGCCGCGCCTGGAACCGGTCGAGCCAGAGAGACAATCGGGGCTCCAGCTTCGAGCGGGACATGGAGCTCTTGGGCAACTGGGAGGAATGGAAACGGCAGGCGATTTCGGCACTCCGCTCCGCAGGCAGAGCGATTCAGAAATCATACGGGACCACCGGGAGGTGGTGGTGGCGAATTGCGGGTCTCGCACAACGGATGATGGGCCACGCCGCCCTCATCCGAGGCGAGCGATCTTCCCGCGATCGAGGCAGGCGCGCCCTGACACCCAACGCGCTCGTGACGGGTGGAACAGGGCCGCACCGGCGTTCGGTTCTTCGCCACGGGAGCAGGCGGCTTCCCGCAGCGAGGCGCTAGAGTCGATGGGCGCCTCGTCACCGACGAACGCGAAGCCGACGAAAACGAAAAAGGCAGGCCCCGGGTTCGCCCAGGGCCGCCTTTTCGTTGACTCGTCTGATGCGCGACGCTCGCGCCGGCCGCGTCCCTTTTCTCGACAAGGGACTCCCACTCTCGGCGGCGCGAGTCCGCCATCGCCTGCTCGCGATGAGCCTGCGAGTCGCTCAGGTTACACCGGCAGCGGCTCTCTTCGTCGCCTCAGCGGATTCGCCGAGGGTGGGCCGCCGCCGGGAAAACCTCCTAGCGGCCGAAGAGCATCTCGTTCTTGCGGCGCTCGAGCTCCATCAGGCGGGCGAAGACGCCCGTCCGCTGGCTGGAGCGATAGACACCGGAACGGCGGGCGGCCTGGACAGGGGTGACGCTGGCCGCAACGACGACGATCGCAACGGCGAGAATGACAAGACGACGCATGGGATTCCTCTGTGTTCGGTGGGGGGCAGCGTTGGGTGCCCCCGATGCTGCAATGGATCGTCAGGGAGGCCGCCGGGGCTCCGGCCATTGCCCCGTGGGCACGGCCAATCGGGCAACCGGGGCGCTTTGACAGGGACTATGCCGGCGATGCGGCCGGCACCGGAGAAACGGCCTGCTCAGAATGGGCCGACTGTTCGGCCTCACAACCGGCCGGAGAGCTACGACCGGACGTGAATGTGTTGCCCAAAGTCCACGGTCCGGAAAGTTTGCGAAATCTGCACAAGGGAAATTTGCCCTTCCGCCAGCGCGATCTAGGTTTGTGACGTTCCGCCAGTGAGCCCAAGGCCACGGCGGAACCCCCACCTCGCGAAAGCGGGATGACCTCTTCGGGAATCGGGATCGGAAGAAGCGACTGCGAGTGACAGTCGCCGCCGGTCCTTAGTCGTGCGGCTGATCCCCGCGCAAATTCTATAGGACAGAAAAATGAAGAAGTTTGCCCTGAGCGTTCAGAAGTTCCTCAAGAGCGAAGACGGACCGACGGCTGTTGAATACGCGGTCATGCTCGCCCTCATCGTCATCGTCTGCCTCGTGGCGATTCGTGCCGTCGGTACGAACGCCAGCGGCCGGTTCCAGGACATCGCCGACGAGCTCGCCACGCCGGCTCCGTAATCCTGATCGGAAGACAACTGGCGAAGACACCGGGCGGGTATGGCCCGGGTCTTCGCCAGCTTTTCCTTGCGCGCTCCCCAGCGTCGCACACGCACGAAACACACACGACGGACCGGAGACCTGCCATGATGCCCTTCTGGCTCCAGTTTGACCCCCAGATGTTGCTGCAGATGTTCCCCTTCGCGCTCGTCGCGTTGGTCCTCTTCGGTCGCGTTGTCGGATGACCCCCTGCTCTCCGATTGCCCGCTCCCAGACACTCCTCGACACCCCTCGTCGTTAAAGGCCCGGATACAAAAATGGACTTGTCGACCCTCCTCTTCGAACACTGGCAGGTCAAGCTGGTTGCGGTGACGCTGATCGTCGCGGCCTGGATTGACGGCAAGCAACTCAAGGTCCCGAACTGGATCACCTTCCCGATGGTGCTGAGCGGCCTGCTCTACAACATGGTCGCCGGCGGCTGGGCCGGAACTCAGCTCTCGCTGATCGGCATCGGCGTGGGACTCATGACCCTCCTCCCGCTCTACGCCATCGGCGGAATGGGCGCGGGCGACGTCAAGCTGATGGCCGGCATCGGCGCCTGGCTCGGCGGCCCGATCACCTGGAACACCGCCATCGTCACCTACATCGTCGGCGGGATCATGGGCGCGGCCATGGCGATCTACCAGGGCACCTGGCGGAAGCACCTCGGCAACTGCGCGATGATCCTCCACGAGCTCAAGACGGTGAAGGATCCCCGGCAGATCGCGGAGAACGCCGCTCAGCGGAAGCCCAACATGCTCCTCCTCCCCTACGGCATTCCCATCTGCGTCGCCGCCCTCGGCTACTTCCTCTACATGGACATGATGTAATCGCAGCGGCAACCGCTGATTCGAAACATCCGGCGGCGGCGAACTCGGTTCGCCGCCGCTGACTGCGCACTCGATCGATGGCCGGACGCAGCGGAGGCGCCCCCTCCCTTGCCCGGCCTTCGCTCGCTCCCACCCCGCCCTCAACGATTTCCCGTGGCGGACGCGACTTTCTCCCTCTCTCTTCCGCTCCGTGAAAACGGGGCTGTCAAGATGGAGAAGATGAGGCAGTCGTCAAAACCGCTACAGGCAATCGAATCGTCACAACCGTCATAAATTGAAGCAGCGCTCCGCCCGGTGCCGATGTTTCCCCTATCGGCCCGGCGTGCGCGGGGGAGGGTTCCCCCACCATTCCGGAGACCACCATGAAACCCAAAGCGTTGATGCTGCTGGCCGTCGCCCTGGTGTGCGGCCTCGTCGCCATGATGGGCGTCCAGCAGGCAATGAGCGGAGCAAAGCCCGGACAGATCGAGACCCGCAAGGTGTTTGTTGCGGCCCACGATCTCAAGCCTGGAGTTCCCCTGACCAAGGACGATGTCGTTCTGAAGGAGATGTCCGCCGCGGCGGCTCCGCGGGACGCCATCTCCCTCCCCGAACATTATGAAGAACGGGCACTCAAGGTGGCCGTTCTGGCCGGCGACGTCATCAACCAGAAGAAGCTCCACGAGAAAGGTCAGGGGTACGGCACCTCGAACCAGATCCCCAAGGGGATGCGGGTGATGACGATCCAGGCGGACTCCTCGATCTCCCACAGCGGGATGCTGAATCCGGGGGACAAGGTCGACGTCTACGTGACGTTCAAGAAGACAGCGGCAAAGTCCGGAGCCGCCGCCCGGACGACCAAGATGGAAACCAAGGTGCTCCTCGAAGCGTGCGAAGTCTTCGCCTGCGAATCGAAGACCCAGCAGAACGGGGTGGATGCGAAGGACGCCAAGAAGGAATCGATCAAGAACGTCTCCCTGCTCCTCACACCGGAGCAGGTGCCGTACGTCAAGCTGGCGCAGGCGAAGGGAACGCTCTCGCTGTTCATGCGGAATCCGCTGGACGACGAGGTCGTGAACGCCAAGCGGGTGGATGAGTCCCTCCTGGAGGAACTCAACGATTCGATCGGCAGCGACGCCCAGATGTTCGCGATCGACGACTCGTCGGGGGAATCGATGGTGTCGACAGCGCCATCGGACATCGTTCCGGAAGGACCGATCGAAGAGCCCAAGGTCGGCGCGGACAATCCGCAGTCGGTCCAGGACTTCGTCCAGCAGAACCAGACGGCCGACCCGGCCGCCGGCAGCGGAGCGCCGGCCGCCACTGTCGCACCGGTCCCGCCGCCGGTCGATCCGAACGCCTGGACCGTCAAGATTTATAAAGGAAGCTCCGTCGCCGCAGTCACGGTGACGGATACCAAGAAGCAGGAGCCCTCGCTCTCCGGATGGCTGAATCAGCTCATGCGGACCAAGTGAGGCGGCCCTCTCCCGGAAGATCCGGGGGAGCGGAGAAACAAAGGTTGCCGGCTCGGGAAGGGGGACGTCCAAACGACGTCCTCCATCCCGAGCCCCCGTCGTGTTCGAGGTGCATGGATGCGAACCTCACTCTTCCGGAAGGTCTCACGCGGATTGGCGGCCTGCGCGCTGTCGACGTGGGGACTCATGCACACCGCATACGCGCAGGAGCCTCTTCCGCCGCAACCGCAGCCCCCCCCTTCCCTGGAAGGGGCCGGGGGCGTCAGACCCACCTCGGCGCCGGCCAACGCCGCCGATGTGCGCGGCGGCGAGCACGTCTTTACGATCGCTCAACAGAAGTCCCGGATCAGCATCATCCAGCTCCAGTCGCGGGTCTTGGAGCTTCCGAACCGGATCACCGTCGTCAAGGACTTCAACGAAGAGACGCTGGAAGTCACGGCACTCGCTTCGAACCGGGTTCTCGTCTTCGCCAAAGCCCCCGGTGCCACCTCGATCACGCTCGTCGATGAGTTCGACAACGCCTACACGGTCGACGTCTTCGTCGAGGCGGACGTCCGCGAGCTGCAGGCCTACATGGAGCGGCTGTTCCCCGGATCCGCGATCGAAGTCATCGCGCTGCGGGACAGCGTCGTCCTCCGCGGGTGGGTCACGGAACCGGACCGCATCCCGCAGATGATCGCGGTCGCCAAGCAGTTCTACGCCAACGTCCACAACCAGATGCAGGTGGGCGGCGTCACGCAGGTCCAGCTCCACGTCAAGGTGCTGGAAGTCCAGCGGTCGCGGCTGCAGCGGATGGGAATCAACTGGCTGGGCGTCGGCCAGAACTTCTACGTGCACAGCGCTCCGGGGGCCCTCGCGCCGCTCACCAACGCCGCCATCGCGCCGGGACAGATTCCGGCCCCCATCGTGGGAGCCCAGGGGATCACGAACTCGGCCGTCCAGTTCGCCGTCACCGGCACCAACGGCTTCTTCCAGGCGTTCGTCGACGCCCTCCGCACCGAAAACCTGGCCAAGGTCCTGGCCGAGCCGGTCCTCGTCGTCAACAGCGGCCGCCCCGCCACGATGCTCTCCGGCGGTGAGTTCCCGGTCCTCGTCCCCGGCAGCGTCGGGACGACGACGATCCAGTTCCGCGAGTTCGGCGTCCGGATGGAAGCGGTCCCGATCGTCCTCGGCAACGGCCGGCTCCGGCTGGACATCGCGCCGGAAGTGAGCGAGCGGGACGTGCAGAACGCGGTCAGCGTGAACGGCTTCGTCGTCCCCGGCATCGTGACCCGCCGGGTCAACACGCAGGTCGAGATGCGGTTCGGCGAGACGCTGATGATCGGCGGGCTGATCTCGCGCCGGAAAGTCGGAACGACGAACAAGCTCCCCTTCTTCGGCGAGCTGCCGTGGGTCGGGGCGGCCTTCCGCCGGACCAACTTCGAATGGGGCGAGACCGAGCTCCTGATTCTCGTGACGCCGCACATGGCGGCGCCGATGCAGGCCTGCCAGGTCCCGTTCCCAGGGATCGGCTACAACTCCGACGACCCGACCGACATCGAGCTCTATGCCGACGGCATGCTGGAGGTCCCGTACTACGGTCCGGACTGCCCGGACGGGGCCTGCCCGGTTCCGGGCGCGATGCCCGCCCCCGGCCCGGCTCCCTACGGTGCTCCGCCGCTCGCCGCTCCGGTCGCCGCCCCGCCGGTCTCTCCCGAAGCCGCGGCTCCGATCCCCTCGGGTGAAGAAGTGATCCCGGCTCCGCCGGCCGCCAATCCCCCGACCTCGGCCGACGCCGAGGACCCCGCCGCCCAGGGGCCGGCCCTGATCGAACGGACGTCGGGATCGGGTGTTTCGGCCAACCGCAGCCAGGCGATCCCCATCGGGGAGATGACGAACCCCTTCCCGGGTCGTCGGACGGACGCCAGGAACACCAAGAAGACGACTGAAAAGGAATCGCGCTCTACGGAGACCCGCCCGTCGTCCAGAGCCATGCCGGGGTTGATCGGCCCGCGGAAGGGCTCTCCACCGTGACGTTGCTCGGCGGCCCCGATGATCAGATCGAGTTGGCCGGGAGAGGAACGTCGCGAGCAGAGCGAACGGATGTCGGAACGACGGGGCCAGTGAGGGACTGAGGACATGAACGCGGTAGTTCGACTGGCGATCGTCGACCCCAATGACGGCACCCGTGCGTCGGTGAAGAATCTCCTCCTGGGGATCGACACCCTCTGGCTCGAGGCCGAGTGTTCGCGGTACGACTTCTTCACGGACCTGGTGAACCAGACCAAGCCGGACATTGCGCTGATCTCGCTCGACAACGATCCGCCGCGGGCCCTGGCGCTCGTGGCCCAGGTGAGCCAGGAGGTTCCGAGCTGCAGCGTGCTGGTGGTGAGCCGAAGTCAGGAAGGAAGCCTGATCCTGCAGGCGATGCGGAACGGTGCCAAGGAATTCCTCAGCGCCCCGCTCCGTCTCGACGATTTCATGGCCGCACTCGACCGGTTGCAACTGACCGGTGGGGGCAAGTCGGGGGGCAAGGCTCGGGGGAGCCGTGTGGTCACGATCGTCGGGGCGAGCGGGGGCGTTGGTTGTACGGCTCTGGCCACCAACCTGGGCTGCATCCTCTCCCGCAACAAGGAAAACAGCGTGGCGGTGATCGACCTCGATCTCGCCCTGGGCGACGCGGACGTGTGGCTCGACATCATTCCCGACTACACGATCCAGGACGTGGCCGAGAACATCTCGCGGCTCGACTACTCGCTCCTCAAGCGGTCGCT of Planctomyces sp. SH-PL14 contains these proteins:
- a CDS encoding DUF1571 domain-containing protein → MLVNSLFAQGVPEAPNPGQRPNTQTSAPAQEHPLLPAIALVKDRCITALSKVQDYEATFTKRELIQGKLLTQVMFIRLREQPFSVYLRYGGEQEGREILYLHGQNNNQLLAHEGSGFLSAFGTVPLDPKGDQAMSENHYPVTHIGMRNLVNQILDQWEIETKFGEIDVKYFPNAKLGERECEVIESFHPHPRRDFRFHVTRVFIEKSTGFPIRIENYGFPTQANAAPPLSEEYTYTNVKVNVGLQDKHFDRGNKEYKF
- the hpt gene encoding hypoxanthine phosphoribosyltransferase, with amino-acid sequence MARPDASLPPSRRPCEDSGRVTLSAFLGAPIDRWFCGPKSCVERRFVRVSFVLFLAPMPPTEPPPRIAELISAQEIARTVESIGRQIASDYAGRPLTILGVLSGSLMFVADLMRRIDIPHQLGLLQASSYRGTATRPEELILNVEFLPPIAGRHVLLVDDILDTGRTLEALIALLTRMDCASVDSAVLLWKRCRTVTAVRPRYVGFEIPDEFVVGYGLDFAGDYRHLPYIGAVQDEPAIQAS
- the trmB gene encoding tRNA (guanosine(46)-N7)-methyltransferase TrmB, yielding MSVPPVENLRPWFIATRDLEQELGGAQLDWGAYFGNGNPVELDVGSGRGLFLHTASGANPQTNYMGLEIDFKEGRRAAKRLQRGDRTNARVVGGDAHYVLRHLVRPQSVAAVHVYFPDPWWKKKHRRRRVFTDAFVDLAVQALVPRGCLHSWTDVAEYFEVISGLMNNDPRFEALPTPAERSPEHDMDYLTSFERKARKLGTQIHRGIWQLK
- a CDS encoding Flp family type IVb pilin → MKKFALSVQKFLKSEDGPTAVEYAVMLALIVIVCLVAIRAVGTNASGRFQDIADELATPAP
- a CDS encoding prepilin peptidase translates to MDLSTLLFEHWQVKLVAVTLIVAAWIDGKQLKVPNWITFPMVLSGLLYNMVAGGWAGTQLSLIGIGVGLMTLLPLYAIGGMGAGDVKLMAGIGAWLGGPITWNTAIVTYIVGGIMGAAMAIYQGTWRKHLGNCAMILHELKTVKDPRQIAENAAQRKPNMLLLPYGIPICVAALGYFLYMDMM
- the cpaB gene encoding Flp pilus assembly protein CpaB; this encodes MKPKALMLLAVALVCGLVAMMGVQQAMSGAKPGQIETRKVFVAAHDLKPGVPLTKDDVVLKEMSAAAAPRDAISLPEHYEERALKVAVLAGDVINQKKLHEKGQGYGTSNQIPKGMRVMTIQADSSISHSGMLNPGDKVDVYVTFKKTAAKSGAAARTTKMETKVLLEACEVFACESKTQQNGVDAKDAKKESIKNVSLLLTPEQVPYVKLAQAKGTLSLFMRNPLDDEVVNAKRVDESLLEELNDSIGSDAQMFAIDDSSGESMVSTAPSDIVPEGPIEEPKVGADNPQSVQDFVQQNQTADPAAGSGAPAATVAPVPPPVDPNAWTVKIYKGSSVAAVTVTDTKKQEPSLSGWLNQLMRTK
- a CDS encoding type II and III secretion system protein family protein encodes the protein MRTSLFRKVSRGLAACALSTWGLMHTAYAQEPLPPQPQPPPSLEGAGGVRPTSAPANAADVRGGEHVFTIAQQKSRISIIQLQSRVLELPNRITVVKDFNEETLEVTALASNRVLVFAKAPGATSITLVDEFDNAYTVDVFVEADVRELQAYMERLFPGSAIEVIALRDSVVLRGWVTEPDRIPQMIAVAKQFYANVHNQMQVGGVTQVQLHVKVLEVQRSRLQRMGINWLGVGQNFYVHSAPGALAPLTNAAIAPGQIPAPIVGAQGITNSAVQFAVTGTNGFFQAFVDALRTENLAKVLAEPVLVVNSGRPATMLSGGEFPVLVPGSVGTTTIQFREFGVRMEAVPIVLGNGRLRLDIAPEVSERDVQNAVSVNGFVVPGIVTRRVNTQVEMRFGETLMIGGLISRRKVGTTNKLPFFGELPWVGAAFRRTNFEWGETELLILVTPHMAAPMQACQVPFPGIGYNSDDPTDIELYADGMLEVPYYGPDCPDGACPVPGAMPAPGPAPYGAPPLAAPVAAPPVSPEAAAPIPSGEEVIPAPPAANPPTSADAEDPAAQGPALIERTSGSGVSANRSQAIPIGEMTNPFPGRRTDARNTKKTTEKESRSTETRPSSRAMPGLIGPRKGSPP
- a CDS encoding CpaE family protein, with the protein product MNAVVRLAIVDPNDGTRASVKNLLLGIDTLWLEAECSRYDFFTDLVNQTKPDIALISLDNDPPRALALVAQVSQEVPSCSVLVVSRSQEGSLILQAMRNGAKEFLSAPLRLDDFMAALDRLQLTGGGKSGGKARGSRVVTIVGASGGVGCTALATNLGCILSRNKENSVAVIDLDLALGDADVWLDIIPDYTIQDVAENISRLDYSLLKRSLTQHSSGCFLLPRPIHMEERPPVTPDQLQRVIALLKATFSHLIMDVSKTFTPVDLAAMEVSDTVLVITQLDLPCLRNVVRITQFLEERGMAEKTKIIVNRMGLEDAQISLNKALDTIGREIFAQVPNEYATIVESRNNGVPLIEQAPRARVTKAIEALAGLIDANSVTEGGTASPIEKPKRRLFGFLSGSK